One Mugil cephalus isolate CIBA_MC_2020 chromosome 8, CIBA_Mcephalus_1.1, whole genome shotgun sequence genomic window carries:
- the LOC125012791 gene encoding nuclear factor 7, brain-like, with product MAEKVALVESFLSCHVCSETFRDPVSLSCNHNFCSSCLQKFWEQAQNKNCPICKRKSSKDHPIVNFTLKELSDSFAGRQKSGSSETEKGKERSLMVVCSKHKEEPKLFCEDEQRVVCSVCEFSLHHNHKVVPIEQAVSDLKEQLKSDLKSLEDKRNKYKQVEETYNEVIQHSKKQLLSTERQIRAEFNKLHQFLKEEEESRLAALREEEEQKGKTVSREMKRIQEQISSLSDSISAVEEELQKHQVPFLSSYKATQTRARAQCSLSDPQLVSGALIDVGKHLGNLAFRVWEKMEEKVHFSPVILDPNTAYPWLHLSDDLTSVIHGDTDQQLPDNPERNTKYPTVLGSEGFSSGKHSWEVEVGDHPTWNVGLVKESFDRKGERFPSPKYGIWCFLHRSGKYTNGAGQTVTVKKSLQKIRVQLDYDRGEVSFYNSEDTTLIYTHRDTFTEKLFPYFGITKAGAAITSDIKIRK from the coding sequence ATGGCTGAGAAAGTTGCACTTGTTGAAAGTTTTCTGAGCTgccatgtgtgttcagagactttcagagatcccgtgtctctgagctgcaaccacaacttctgttcaagctgcctgcagaaattctgggaacaagctcaaaacaaaaactgtcctatttgtaaaagaaaatcctcaaaagATCATCCTATAGTGAACTTTACACTGAAGGAACTGTCTGACTCCTTTGctggaagacagaaatctggatcatctgagacagaaaagggaaaagaaaggtCATTAATGGTGGTTtgtagtaaacacaaagaagagccTAAACTGTTCTGTGAGGATGAGCAGAGAGTTGTGTGTTCTGTCTGTGAGTTTTCTCTCCACCACAATCACAAAGTGGTTCCTATAGAACAAGCAGTCAGTgacctgaaggagcagctgaaatctgacttaaagtctctggaggacaagaggaacaaatacaaacaagtgGAGGAAACATACAATGAGGTGATTCAACACTCCaagaagcagctgctgtccacagagaggcagatcagagcagagttcaacaagctccaccagttcctgaaagaggaagaggagtccagactggcagctctgagggaggaagaggagcagaaggggaagactgtgagcagagagatgaagaggattcaggagcagatctcctctctgtcagacagtatctctgctgttgaagaagagctgcagaaacaccagGTGCCATTCCTCAGCAGTTATAAAGCCACTcagaccagagccagagcccaGTGCTCACTGTCAGATCCACAGCTGGTCTCAGGAGCCCTGATAGATGTGGGCAAAcacctgggcaacctggccttcagagtctgggagaagatggaggagaaggtccacttcagtcctgtcattctggacccAAACACTGCATATCCATGGCTCCATCTGTCAgatgatctgaccagtgtgataCATGGAGACACAGACCAGCAGCTTCCTGACAATCCAGAGAGAAACACTAAGTATCCCACTGttctgggctctgagggcttcagctcagggaaacacagctgggaggtggaggtgggagatcaTCCTACCTGGAATGTTGGTTTAGTTAAAGAGTCATTtgacaggaagggagagagattTCCTTCACCAAAATATGGAATCTGGTGTTTCTTGCATCGTAGTGGAAAATACACTAATGGTGCTGGTCAGActgtgacagtgaagaagagTCTTCAGAAGATCAGAGTCCAGCTGGACTATGACAGGGGGGAGGTGTCCTTCTACAACTCTGAAGACACGACTCTCATctacactcacagagacactttcactgagaaactctTCCCATATTTTGGAATTACAAAAGCTGGTGCTGCCATAACCTCTGATATCAAAATCAGAAAGTGA
- the LOC125012794 gene encoding nuclear factor 7, brain-like, with product MADRALFESYLSCHVCSETFRDPVSLSCNHNFCSSCLQKFWEQAQNKNCPICKRKSSKENPWVNFTLKELSDSFAGRQKSGSSETEKGKEKSLMVVCSKHKEEEPKLFCEDDQRAVCPVCDSSLHHNHKVVPIEQAVSDMKEQLKSDLKSLEDKRNKYKQVEETYNEVIQHSKKQLLSTERQIRAEFNKLHQFLKEEEESRLAALREEEEQKEKTVSREMKRIQEQISSLSDSISAVEEELQKHQVPFLSSYKATQTRARAQCSLSDPQLVSGALIDVAKHLGNLAFRVWEKMKEKVHFSPLILDPNTVHSCLYLSDDLTSVRYGDTDQQLPNNPERNTKYTTVLGSEGFSSGKHSWEVEVGDHPDWKAGLAKESVDRKEKRFASPEYGIWCLSHRDGKYTNGAGQTVTVKKSLQRIRVQLDYDRGEVSFYNSEDMTNIHTHRDTFTEKLFPYFNIGEAGAAKTSDIRIRK from the coding sequence ATGGCTGACAGAGCTCTTTTTGAAAGTTACCTGAGCTgccatgtgtgttcagagacgttcagagatcctgtgtctctgagctgcaaccacaacttctgttcaagctgcctgcagaaattctgggaacaagctcaaaacaaaaactgtcctaTTTGTAAAAGGAAATCCTCAAAAGAAAATCCTTGGGTGAACTTTACACTGAAGGAACTGTCTGACTCCTTTGctggaagacagaaatctggatcatctgagacagaaaagggaaaagagaagtcATTAATGGTGGTTtgtagtaaacacaaagaagaagagcctAAACTGTTCTGTGAGGATGATCAGAGAGCTGTGTGTCCTGTCTGTGACTCTTCTCTCCACCACAATCACAAAGTGGTTCCTATAGAACAAGCAGTCAGTGacatgaaggagcagctgaaatctgacttaaagtctctggaggacaagaggaacaaatacaaacaagtgGAGGAAACATACAATGAGGTGATTCAACACTCCAAGAAACAGCTGCTgtccacagagaggcagatcagagcagagttcaacaagctccaccagttcctgaaagaggaagaggagtccagATTGGCagctctgagggaggaagaggagcagaaggagaagactgtgagcagagagatgaagaggattcaggagcagatctcctctctgtcagacagtatctctgctgttgaagaagagctgcagaaacaccagGTGCCATTCCTCAGCAGTTATAAAGCCACTcagaccagagccagagcccaGTGCTCACTGTCAGATCCACAGCTGGTCTCAGGAGCCCTGAtagatgtggccaaacaccTGGGCAACCTGGCATTCAGAGTTtgggagaagatgaaggagaaggtcCACTTCAGTCCTCTCATTCTGGACCCAAACACTGTTCACTCCTGTCTCTatctgtctgatgatctgaccagtgtgagataTGGAGACACAGACCAGCAGCTTCCTAACAACCCAGAGAGAAACACGAAGTACACCACTGttctgggctctgagggcttcagctcagggaaacacagctgggaggtggaggtgggagatcaTCCTGACTGGAAGGCTGGTTTAGCTAAAGAGTCAGTtgacaggaaggaaaagagattTGCTTCACCAGAATATGGAATCTGGTGTTTATCGCATCGTGATGGAAAATACACAAATGGTGCTGGTCAGACTGTGACGGTGAAGAAGagtctccagaggatcagagtccAGTTGGACTATGACAGGGGAGAGGTGTCCTTCTACAACTCTGAAGACATGACTAACATccacactcacagagacactttcactgagaaactctTCCCATATTTTAATATTGGTGAAGCTGGTGCTGCCAAAACCTCtgacatcagaatcagaaagtga